gctaaataattttgtttcttgCAATGGCTACTAAATTATGACAATGGTAACTATGAATGTTTAGTTACAATAAGTCAAATTAGTACATTCGCAGAAAGTTCGATTTTCTAGTGTGTACATCTAGACACAAATACTTATTGCTACTATCATAAATGATCTGAAGAACTCAGTGTACATTATTAACATCACAATTATCTTAATGTTTATTAGACTAAGAATAAATTGCTTACTACAACATAAATTATAGTTATGTTAACTTTAAACTGGTAGTAATAAAGACTTTCCCTAAACTAGCTATGTTCATTATTGCTATCTTAGTATATGTAACTAAAAATAGTAAGAACGACTATGTAGTCGTAGAGCACTCTACTGTGGCGTATTAGTTACTGAAACTGACTTCAATAGCTGAGTCGTCTGTGAACTACGATTCCTTAGTTCAGAAAACcgattttttctctcagtgtatataCAAGCTTATATACGagcattatatattatattatactgttaataatataatttgaattataaaatcataatatatataaacctataaattgatactatataatgacatatattttttttatataatctaatattatatggagtttttataatgataatatatgccaaaatataaaattatatattatattgatatacttttagaatataaagttttatattgaaaacggcaaaaaagtagttatttttaaatatataattatttatattctaaattatactataatataataaatattatattatctgatataattttagagtataagttttttttatgcgGGTTTGTAAAAATACATTCTTGTAGCCGCGTGCTAAAAAAAGCCGATGGaaagtcaataaaataattgaactgAATTTATAGATAACGTGTCCTCGTTTGATATATTTGTTACAGGTGACATGGGTGAGAAGAAGAGACAGGCAATTGTTAACCGTCGGAACGGCGACACACTCAGTGGATAATCGATTTATGATAAGAGTGTCCAGTTCTGATTGGGCACTTGTTATTCGTCGCGTTACACTAGATGACGCTGGTCTTTATGAGTGTCAGGTAATCAATCAACCAATCAGTCAAtccatcaattaattaattgatcaattaattattaatcaatgtCCAGATTGCAACTTATCCAGTAGAACAACACTTTGTACGTCTGGCGGTAACAGAAGCGTACTCGGTGATACCCGGTGGCCCGGATCTACATGTCAAGCAAGGCTCGAGTTTGAAACTCGAGTGCCACCTGATGGCAGCCACCGAGCCGCCAAATTTCGTGTTCTGGTATCAGGAAGGACGCATGATTAATTACGACGCGGATCCTCGTGTCAGCGTTGAACTCACTCAGAATGGGTCTATTCTTaaggttgaaaaaattaaaattacacatGGCGGCAACTATACCTGCTCCCCCAGCAACGCGAAATCATCTTCTGTTAATATTCATGTTATCGAAGGTACggtaatttgatttttttttccaaactttttacGAAACAattaggggagaccggggtgCTTTGGCCCCCTGGGGTACGAAGGCCCCCCTCAgaaattacgtaaaaaaattttttttgatttccgtTAAGTTATGAcccctacaatttttttatcacattttAAGTCAATATGTAatatgtggggcaaaatgaaccactcgaaaaaaaaattataacaaaaaaattatttttttttcattttccgtcaaattatgacctctataatggttttattatactttaggtcaatatgtgatatgtggggcaaaatgaaccactcgaaaaaaaaattattttttttttttccgtcaagttaattttttcgtcacaatttttttttttgagtggtccattttgctctacatatcacatattaacctaaaatataataaaaacattataaaggtcataacttgacggaaaataaaaaaaaaaatcattttttcattacaattctttttttcgagtggtccattttaccccatatatcacatattcacctaaaatatgataaaaacattgcagtagtcataacttgacgggaaataaaaaaaatttttttttataattttttggagagggggccttcgtgcctcagaaaaaaaaaattttttttttcgattttttacaaaatttcgacTGATTCTTCCAAAATAGACGGAATATAAACGAATCTGATGGTCAAAAGCCACGACAAGAAAAAACCGGCTTAAGGGGGCATTCGTACCCCAGTCTCCCCTACATGTTTGAAAATGAATACAGGGGAGAGttttttctgttaaaaattcgtgtctcattttaccccactctcccctaaattaaaaataaaaaaatcgcaTTTCGAGCATAAACtcccgaaaaatttcttgtaatTGAGAATcggtttgaaatttatttttttctgagcttgtaacaaattttgaaaaatttccttgaaaaaaaaaaattttgtgatccattaaatatttttaaaaaaaaaaaaaactaaatgtcTATTTACGGTTTACCGTAATCTCATGggtcaaaagttataaataagcAGTAACACagtgtgataaatttttcagaagaAGAAAAACCAGCCGCAATGCACGGTGGCGACAGACGGAACCCCAGCCCGGCGATACTTGCAAGCAACTTTCTCGCTTCCTTGTTGGCCGCCGTCAGCTGGAGGATACCCGCCTTCTCGAGTCTCTACCCAACGTGAACAATTCACTTGCTCACAAAACTTTAATCCGTGTGCATGCGTGCCGAGTGTTATTGTTGCAAACTTTGTGGTTTAAACTTAAAGTTATTGTGTCCTACGATACGATACTTTATTTACAGTGACTCctttccatatatatataacatatatttattactaaagtCGCTGCCACTgaaaacttattaattttccGTGCTAATTTATTACGTAAGATTGCTATCTGCTTATCGTTCAAATTTAATGacctgcacagaaaaaaaagatttcctggcgcaagaaaaaattttcattacgaaaaaacaaaattttcttgcacagaaaaaaagaattttttggcgtaaaaaattttcacttgacccaagaaattttttgtattataaagtgaaaacaaaacttttcttggggtaagaaaaaattttctcggaacaagaaaaaaattttttaggcgagaaaaaaatttcttgagccaagaaaaatttttgtcttcaattcataatacaaaatatttcttgcgccgagaaattttttttttctgtgtgggaCTAGAAGAactttcttggctcaagaaaattttttctcgccccaagtaAATTTTCgtgggaataaaaatttattgcgccaagaaattatttctttccTGTGTAGGAAACGtgtgattataattaattaattaattaataataatactaattgtTTAATGTATAAATTAATGAGATCGGatgattgaataaataaagtgaGTGCTCAATGAGTGTAATGGGATATATTTGTCTTGTGTAAATTAAAAGTATCCTCGATGAAGGGAAGCCTTCCAATAAAATAACAGACTTGTAATCCGAGTCgctattaaattttgtaaccaAGACAACACTGAGCTATTGTTTATCCTCGAGGTCTTTTGtacttgtatatatttttttaaatctacttAATATTATcaacagtaattattaattagtaattactaattagtcttcgttgtaattaaataattataacttttatttacacagtaaaaaatattgtgttaaaatcaacacaatttgtgtgttagaaacggtccacacaatatttgtgttatttttcaacacagactatttgtgttaaatttcaacacaaaatttgtgttaaaatttcaacacaaaattcGAGTAACATAAGAAGTaacttcaacactttttaaatgttaatggtgacacaaaaaaaatgttaacttttatatttgtaccatggattatttttaggttatcaaaagtgtcaacaattattatttaacattgaaCTATTATGTGATAGTAaacatgatcctaaagttagcagacagtcaacaatttttgaattttttaatcaacaaatcaattacgaaaaaaaaataaaaatatgcgcatgtagaaaaataaaaaagctacagatgcaattttttaaatattttttttttttaaactatacgaatcatgaactttgtcaactttattttttcatgtccaattgaaaataaataaaatcaatgtccCAAAAATAATCTAACTAAGCAAAATGATGCTTAATGGCGCTTCTCGCGTGAATAGAaggaagacattttttttaacacaattcaACTGTcgtttcaacactttttttgtgttgattttaaagtaacacttaataaatgttgataatatcgatttttgtactaggtaacacttttaaagtgttgaaTAGGAgatcgattgaaaattttaaagtaacacaaagaattgtgttgatttgacacaaaataatcaacacaaaaaatttaacacggaccgtttttaacacagatacacaatattttttactgtgtattttATTGGATTGTGGAAGGACTTCTCTTCGtacgatttaaatatttcacgttaatgttatttgaatttaaatatatatttaataataatgttactTATacttttgatttattatttatgtaaataatatcaaaggatttgtttttatttcgtttgaCAGAGAGAAGGCCGGcttttgaatttctttttttttatgtgcttgtagaaaattaaatgctgAATATGTATGAATGGGATGTGATTAAATGTATGTCGAAGTAGaggaaattgataaaaaattttaattatgaaaatcgtaattttaaaatattgtaccAACGGTTTTGACTTCAAAAGCCACCGGTCCTtcgataatataaatatatatatatatctataaattatattataaattataaattaatttatatggttGATGACaattagattttaattaacaattaatgtaaatattaatatataagaaaattaaaaaaaaagtctaataaatatttcattgtgatttaatttatttatttttatttaataaatttaataaattttttttcagctgataaatattaataataaaaaaaaatattaaaagtaaaacatCAGAGGTGTGtgcgaataatttaaacttacacagaaaaaaaggatttcttgcctCATGAAAATCTTTTCTTGTCCCAACGTATGaattatttgtcaattttcGAGTTTCGAGAAAAtctgaattattaataaattattcaattaaatttttgtacacctaattttgaattaaaaaatcggtctatcggttaaccctgcgggccagccccaaaacttcccgctgttttcgagctcgttgagctcgaaaatattattgtaaatacattttcgagctcgataatacttttgtatgccattgtcttaaaaaaaaccattttttaacatttctttctcccacgatatctcgcgaacgaattaaccgattttgatgattgaggcggcaatcgacgcgttttatcaagttctaaagctgatcaaattttgaaattgatttattgagtcgtttttgagaaatttcaaaaaaaccaaaaaaaaatttttttgaattctttcgtcaacggtttcttttgaacgaataaaccgattttgatggttgaggtgacattcgacgcggcttataaagttttagagctgattagattttggaatcaacccatcgagcaaaataaaaactatccaaataaaacatttttgaaaaaattttatttttgaaatatctccgaacgcaccctaccgattaagctcaaatttttacagcttcaagatattaacaagccgcgtcgaatgacacctcaaagatcaaaatcggttcatccgttcaagagttatgaatatttacatacgtacgtacacacttacgtacacacatacatacactcggacatcatcttgaaattagtcagaatagcttcctagaacctcaaaacgtcaaaatctgatcgaaattcggtttttgcaaatcggaccgaaaccaataacttcccgaatttttgaaaattttcaattttcttagcgggaagttaaaaattttatgtcctaATTTTGAAGCGAATATTCGAATTTCCatcgattaataaaaaaatttacgaataactaaaaaaaagtcaagtgGTTCGGAAACGTTGAATACTTCGAGTCCttgaataaacatttttttttttgcattagagTTTGGACTATTAATAGAGTAATGTacaattaactaaataaatttaaaataatgttgagAGCTATATATTAAGGGCTCCTTTGTACTGGTAGTTAATGGCAGCAGTACCAGCTAGTATAAAGGCACGAATGACGACTCACTTTTTTTCCTCATTTTACAAACCAACGCTTTGAATAAGAGTATAAGTACAACTTTACCGGTGATAAAACTACattcaagtgtttttttactattgttGTAAATTGAATCactactaaaaataaatttagttgtTTTAGTCCTTTTCCGAGTGAAAACATTTAATAACCATTCGGCTGCACTAATTTACTTAAACTCTTGCATTTAACGTCACTCACTAAATTTTACGATGATCAAATAAAGGCATTACGGGTTGGAAGAAGattttaaggaaaaaaaagggAGTAAATATTTGCGTAACTTGTATTTGTAGATGTAAGAGCGCAATAGCTGGCAGTTGAACGATCTCTGAGTGGGATAGCATAAAATAGGTTTGTGTAGGAAAGGTATAAAGGATATTGTGGAGGAATTGGAGCTTGGCCCAGAATATGTCTACAGACATATTTGTCCCCGGAGAATACACGCGAGAGTCTTCTGTATAGATATACGCGGTATGTATTAGTAAGTAAGCTGGTTTACCGACGAAATATCACCCAACTGGATGCTGAGTAAAAGCGGTTTTGTAAATTCTTCCTGGCCTTTATTCCAGCAATTA
The Microplitis mediator isolate UGA2020A chromosome 6, iyMicMedi2.1, whole genome shotgun sequence genome window above contains:
- the LOC130669657 gene encoding neural cell adhesion molecule 2-like: MRIALILVTLVFEINLYFTESEAMQQQKKTNGDNAIVRTDDNNKLADEELGARARQVVAQKGGTATLPCKFSEPGAGIVTWVRRRDRQLLTVGTATHSVDNRFMIRVSSSDWALVIRRVTLDDAGLYECQIATYPVEQHFVRLAVTEAYSVIPGGPDLHVKQGSSLKLECHLMAATEPPNFVFWYQEGRMINYDADPRVSVELTQNGSILKVEKIKITHGGNYTCSPSNAKSSSVNIHVIEEEEKPAAMHGGDRRNPSPAILASNFLASLLAAVSWRIPAFSSLYPT